A single window of Salvia splendens isolate huo1 chromosome 6, SspV2, whole genome shotgun sequence DNA harbors:
- the LOC121808317 gene encoding 2-C-methyl-D-erythritol 4-phosphate cytidylyltransferase, chloroplastic-like, which translates to MSSTLQFRNLPPSTASLSASPSSIPLSFGATLVFPSKFRPSFALTTVYNSREVGSLKSPKFSTISCSAGGSDTDVVVKEKSVSVVLLAGGKGKRMGASMPKQYLPLLGQPIALYSFYTFSRMPEVKEIIVVCDPSYRDIFEDARDNIHIDLKFALPGKERQDSVYSGLEAIDVNSELVCIHDSARPLVETPDVAKVLKDGKRIGAAVLGVPAKATIKEANAESFVVKTLDRKTLWEMQTPQVIKPDLLRKGFELVNREGLEVTDDVSIVEHLKHPVYITEGSYTNIKVTTPDDLLLAERILNPED; encoded by the exons ATGTCGTCAACACTTCAGTTTCGAAACCTCCCACCCTCTACAGCCtctctctctgcttccccttcTTCTATCCCGCTTAGTTTCGGTGCAACTTTGGTGTTTCCCTCTAAATTCCGCCCCTCATTTGCTTTGACCACCGTTTATAATAGCAGAGAGGTCGGTTCCTTGAAGAGCCCTAAATTCTCTACAATCAGTTGCTCTGCGGGG GGTTCAGATACAGATGTAGTGGTCAAAGAGAAAAGTGTATCTGTTGTTCTGCTTGCAGGAGGAAAGGGCAAAAGAATGGGT GCAAGCATGCCTAAGCagtatcttccacttcttggcCAACCGATAGCTTTATACAG TTTCTACACTTTCTCGAGGATGCCTGAGGTGAAGGAAATTATTGTAGTATGTGATCCTTCGTATCGAGACATTTTTGAAG ATGCCAGAGACAATATTCACATTGACCTGAAATTTGCTTTGCCTGGGAAAGAGAGGCAAGATTCTGTATACAGTGGATTAGAG GCAATTGATGTAAATTCTGAGCTAGTCTGTATACATGATTCTGCAAGACCTCTCGTGGAAACTCCAGATGTCGCAAAG GTTCTGAAGGATGGCAAGCGAATTGGGGCAGCTGTGCTAGGTGTTCCTGCTAAGGCTACAATCAAGGAG GCTAATGCCGAGTCTTTTGTGGTTAAAACACTGGACAGGAAGACCCTCTGGGAAATGCAAACCCCACAG GTTATCAAACCGGACTTGCTTAGGAAAGGTTTCGAGCTTGTAAATAG AGAAGGGCTTGAAGTTACCGATGACGTTTCTATAGTGGAGCACCTCAAACATCCAGTGTACATTACTGAAGGATCTTACACCAACATCAAG GTTACGACCCCAGACGATTTATTGCTTGCTGAGAGAATATTGAACCCTGAAGATTAA
- the LOC121808316 gene encoding protein STICHEL-like produces the protein MMSVDGGGGIDHRPSNLHLKKELTQIRKAARVLRDPGTSSSWRSPPLGSARSLSKLHYKSNGNAVASPSQHILHHPPSLVGSGNSNNAGGRKVKGDRGRVYLYNWRNQKPESEKSRQNGEDEGSSSTREGGSLNGGGNDSKSDGYLSDRYGSSVSKCKDCTPSIRRTIKKKSKRGNCSSGGSRHQKEKLQMRMILSRYAKNVADCSPGVRMRGDDLDKLVDQSDDNGDYCNSEDLGRDSAISPLLARLKKKGWSRSPTKLLRSHRKEDDSVSYSTQALSTSSYNRYAVRNPSTVESWDATTGSLNGAGDDGDDQLDLPGRQGCGIPCYWSRRSTPKSRYGSSCSPSLSDALRRKGSSLFCGSQTTSHERHHRLPLASNKRRLGSKTAGQSLIPLIGNSAAGRLSMRSGNSDDELSTNLTELDLEALSRLDGRRWSSSCRSQEGLEVVALNEEACEEGSPENLRSLSHKYRPMLFDELIGQNIVVQSLTSAVSRRRIAPVYLFQGARGIGKTSAARIFAAALNCIATEESKPCGICRECTDFMSGKSRYLEEFKGSNKKGIDQLKILLRNISAVHPSALPHYKIFVIDQCHLLPSRTWLAFLRLLEKPLPRIVFVLITTDVDNVPRSILARCQKHIFNKISNGDIVTRLKKLATDENLDVDPNALELIASNADGSPRDAETMLDQLSLFGKRITKSLVNELMGVVSEDKLLDLLELAMSSNATETVRRARELMDSGVDPLVLISQLVTLIVDIIAGTYSNADAKDNYLFFGGKNLTERESDRLKHALTLLSEAEKHLRVSTERSTWFTATLLQLGSMSSPDRTQSTSSRRQSSKATDEEHMSMVREATVPKQNSDAQFAPQKPGSPSPFMVAAHCNSTSNEKPVRQIAKPNQSQFSDRGNLTGSNGDFATGQTTMTCMDSKMLNNIWIQCIEKCHSKTLRQLLHAHGKLVCLSETKGGLIADIAFEDSNTKSRALGFVSSITNVFELILRSNAEVRVSLLHDWRVRTSSADVSTSEDGKSDLPLRRIESIIHEQRLETAWMHAMEKGATASWKPERNQVLPQDGIDHPHVLNSKVQQWEDELHHEIKVLKMNDQTVNKIGHHPISPSLLHNATTFPDNMGYESSSGAGGCSAFLCWNNRRPQGRRKGVQVQPKGGRRFSLIGECAKLRRSENKRLSI, from the exons ATGATGTCAGTTGACGGCGGCGGCGGGATTGATCACCGGCCCAGCAACCTGCATTTGAAGAAGGAGCTGACCCAAATCAGGAAGGCCGCCAGAGTGCTCAGGGACCCCGGCACCTCCTCATCTTGGCGCTCTCCGCCTCTTGGCTCTGCAAGATCTCTCTCCAAGCTTCACTACAAGAGCAATGGTAATGCCGTTGCTTCTCCCTCTCAACACATTTTGCACCACCCTCCTTCGCTTGTAGGGAGTGGGAATAGTAATAATGCTGGTGGTAGGAAAGTGAAAGGGGATAGGGGGAGGGTTTATTTGTATAACTGGAGGAATCAGAAGCCTGAGAGTGAGAAGAGTAGGCAGAATGGTGAAGATGAGGGGTCCTCGTCTACTCGAGAGGGGGGTAGTTTGAATGGCGGTGGGAATGATTCGAAAAGTGATGGTTATTTGAGTGATAGGTATGGTTCGTCGGTGTCTAAGTGTAAAGACTGTACGCCATCTATTAGGCGTACTATTAAGAAGAAGTCGAAGAGGGGTAATTGCTCTAGTGGTGGTTCTAGGCATCAAAAGGAGAAGTTGCAGATGAGGATGATATTGAGTAGGTATGCTAAGAATGTCGCTGACTGTTCGCCTGGTGTGAGAATGAGGGGGGATGATTTGGATAAATTGGTGGATCAGTCTGATGACAATGGTGACTATTGCAATTCTGAGGATTTAGGGAGAGATTCTGCAATATCACCTTTGCTTGCTAGGCTCAAGAAGAAAGGTTGGTCTCGTTCACCGACAAAGTTGTTGAGGAGTCATAGGAAGGAGGATGATTCTGTTTCGTATAGCACACAAGCATTGTCGACAAGCTCTTATAATAGATATGCTGTTAGGAACCCAAGTACTGTCGAGTCTTGGGATGCCACCACTGGGTCATTGAATGGTGCTGGTGATGACGGGGACGATCAGTTGGATTTGCCTGGACGTCAGGGTTGTGGAATTCCTTGTTACTGGTCTAGAAGGTCGACACCTAAGTCTAGATATGGGAGTTCTTGTTCTCCGTCTCTTTCTGATGCTCTAAGAAGGAAAGGAAGCAGCTTGTTTTGTGGTAGTCAGACCACGTCCCATGAAAGACATCATCGTTTGCCTTTGGCTTCCAACAAGAGGAGACTCGGCTCCAAGACAGCAGGTCAAAGCCTCATTCCTCTTATTGGCAATAGTGCTGCTGGAAGATTATCCATGAGAAGTGGGAACAGTGATGATGAGCTCTCAACAAATTTGACAGAGCTTGATTTGGAGGCCTTGAGCCGGTTGGATGGTAGGAGGTGGTCTTCAAGTTGTAGAAGTCAGGAAGGGCTTGAGGTGGTAGCTTTGAACGAGGAAGCATGTGAAGAAGGTTCACCAGAGAATCTCAGAAGCCTGAGCCACAAATATAGGCCAATGCTTTTTGACGAATTAATTGGCCAAAACATAGTTGTTCAATCTCTTACCAGTGCAGTTTCAAGAAGGCGGATTGCTCCGGTTTATCTATTTCAAGGTGCTCGTGGCATTGGTAAAACTTCAGCGGCTAGAATCTTTGCTGCTGCTTTGAATTGCATTGCCACTGAAGAGAGTAAACCCTGTGGGATCTGCAGGGAGTGTACTGATTTCATGTCTGGGAAGAGCAGGTATCTTGAAGAATTTAAAGGCTCCAATAAGAAGGGAATTGACCAACTGAAAATTCTGTTAAGAAACATATCAGCGGTTCATCCCTCGGCACTTCCACATTACAAGATTTTTGTCATTGACCAGTGCCATTTACTTCCCTCGAGAACATGGCTGGCATTTCTTCGGTTGCTTGAAAAACCATTGCCACGTATTGTTTTTGTACTCATTACAACAGATGTTGACAATGTACCACGCTCTATATTGGCTCGGTGCCAGAAGCACATTTTCAACAAGATTAGCAATGGCGATATTGTTACTCGCCTAAAGAAGCTTGCAACTGATGAGAACTTAGATGTTGATCCAAATGCGCTAGAGTTGATTGCCTCAAATGCAGATGGTTCACCACGAGATGCAGAAACCATGCTGGACCAGTTGAGTTTGTTTGGGAAACGAATCACTAAGTCCCTGGTGAATGAGCTT ATGGGAGTTGTCTCTGAGGATAAATTACTGGATCTTCTGGAGTTAGCAATGTCATCAAATGCTACAGAGACGGTTAGAAGAGCGAGGGAATTAATGGATTCGGGTGTTGATCCATTAGTACTAATTTCTCAGTTGGTGACACTTATTGTGGATATTATTGCTGGGACTTATTCAAATGCTGATGCAAAGGACAACTATCTGTTCTTTGGTGGGAAAAATT TGACTGAAAGAGAATCGGACAGACTTAAGCACGCATTAACTCTACTGTCTGAGGCGGAAAAGCATCTCAGAGTTTCAACGGAACGATCAACCTGGTTCACTGCAACCCTATTACAATTAGGATCAATGTCTTCTCCAGATCGAACTCAGTCCACCAGTAGTCGACGACAGAGTTCAAAGGCAACTGACGAGGAGCACATGAGTATGGTTAGAGAAGCTACTGTCCCGAAGCAGAACTCAGATGCACAATTTGCACCTCAAAAGCCAGGTTCGCCCTCGCCCTTTATGGTTGCTGCTCACTGCAATTCAACGAGCAACGAAAAACCAGTCAGACAAATTGCCAAACCCAATCAAAGCCAATTCAGCGATAGAGGAAATCTGACAGGCTCAAATGGTGATTTCGCAACTGGTCAAACGACAATGACATGCATGGATTCGAAGATGTTGAATAATATCTGGATCCAATGCATTGAGAAGTGCCATTCTAAGACATTGAGGCAACTACTTCATGCTCATGGAAAGCTTGTTTGTTTGTCTGAAACGAAAG GTGGCTTGATTGCCGACATTGCGTTTGAGGATAGTAACACCAAGAGCAGAGCACTAGGTTTTGTCAGCAGCATCACTAATGTATTTGAATTGATTTTAAGAAGCAACGCGGAGGTTAGGGTAAGTCTGCTGCACGACTGGAGAGTCAGAACTTCCTCTGCAGACGTTAGTACATCGGAAGATGGCAAATCAGATCTCCCCTTGCGGAGAATTGAATCCATTATCCACGAGCAAAGGTTGGAAACCGCGTGGATGCATGCAATGGAGAAAGGAGCCACTGCATCGTGGAAGCCAGAAAGGAATCAAGTGCTGCCACAGGATGGCATAGATCATCCACATGTATTGAATTCGAAGGTGCAGCAATGGGAAGATGAGTTGCATCATGAGATTAAAGTACTGAAAATGAATGACCAGACAGTTAACAAGATCGGCCATCACCCAATATCTCCGAGCTTGCTGCATAACGCCACCACCTTCCCGGATAACAT GGGATATGAGTCTAGCAGCGGCGCAGGTGGTTGCAGCGCCTTCTTATGTTGGAATAACCGCAGACCTCAAGGAAGAAGAAAG GGTGTACAAGTACAACCCAAGGGTGGAAGAAGATTCTCTTTAATTGGAGAGTGTGCTAAATTGAGGAGATCAGAAAACAAGAGATTGAGCATATGA